TATGAGAAGGAAGTGTTCTATTATCAGGGCACCAAGTTCATCGACGAGGTGGAGCGCCGCCTGGTGGAGGAGATGCGCGCCTACTTCGGCTGCACCGAGGTGGAGACCCGTACCCTCAGCGGCCAGATGTCCAACATGGCTGTATTCTCCGCCCTGATGGACTGGAAAAACCGTGTGGACCGCAAGCACGAGGCCAAGCGCCTGGGCTATGTGATGAATAACCACATCATCAAGGGCGGCCACCTGTCTGCCCAGCCCATGGGCGCTCTCCATGACTATATTGCCATCGACCCCGTGACGGAGAAGCCGGCTGTGGTCAACTTCCCCGTCTGCGCCGATAATCCCTATAAGATGGATGTGGAGGAGACCAAGAAGCTCATTGACCGCTATCGCCCGGAGCTGATCATATTCGGCAAGAGCATGGTGCTGCACAAGGAGCCTGTGGCCGCCATCCGTCAGTTCGTGGATGAGCAGAACATCCCCACCACCATCATGTACGACATGGCCCATGTGCTGGGCCTCATCGGCGACCATTTCCAGAATCCCTTTGCCGAGGGCGCAGAGATCGTCACCGGCTCTACCCACAAAACCTTCTTCGGCCCCCAGCGCGGCGTCATCGGCGTGAATTACAAGGAGGACGACCTGAAGTACGGCCTGTGGAAGACCATTGAGAGCCGCACCTTCCCCGGCAGCGTCTCCAACCATCACCTGGGCACCCAGCTGGGTATGCTGATGGCCGCCTATGAAATGAACCAGTTCCGGGATGTGTACCAGAAGGCCGTCATCGAAAACGCCAAGTCCTTTGCCCGCAGCCTGAAGGCCCATGGGCTGGATGTGGCCGGCGACCCCGCCATTGACTACACCGAGACCCACCAGGTCATCGTGTCCGTGGGCTACGGCGAGGGCCCCGAGATCGCCGAGCGCCTGGAGCGCAACAACATCGTGGTGAACTACCAGGCCACCCCCGATGAGGAGGGCTTCACCGCCTCCGGCGCCCTGCGCATGGGCGTCAGCGAGATGACCCGCTTCGGCTTCGAGGCCGCCGACTTTGACCGCCTGGCCGCCCTCATGGCCGACTGCATCCTCCGGGGCACGGAGGTGAAGGAGGAAGTGAAGAAGCTGCGTAGCGAGCATTTGGAGATGCGCTACTGCTTCAGCGATGCCGAGATCGACGAGGCTCTGGAGAATCTGGCTGCCAAGCTGGTGTAAAAAAGCGTTACGCCCCGCCTCCGTCGGGGGCGGGGCAGAGAAAGCAAACAATATATTTATTTAATGGAGGTAAAGTATCATGTTGTATCCTGTCGAGCTGCAATATTCCAAGTCCCATGAGTGGGTGAAGGTAGAGGATGGCGTCACTGTCGTGGGCATTTCCGATTTTGCCCAGAACGCCCTGGGCGATGTGGTGTTCGTAAACCTGCCCGGTGAGGGCGACAGCGTCACCGCCGGCGATGCCTTCGGCGATGTGGAGTCCGTGAAGGCCGTGTCCGACCTGGTTTCCCCTGTCAGCGGTACCGTGTGCGCCGTGAATGAGGACCTGCTGGACGCCCCGGAGAAGCTGAACAGCGACCCCTACGGCGCCTGGATCATCAAGGTGGAGAATGTGGACGGCAGCGAGGAGCTGCTGGACGCCGCCGCCTATGAGGCCTTCTGCACCGAGGAGGGCTAAGCTATGGGCAGCTATGTTCCCTCTACCGGGACGCAGCGGGAGGAAATGCGTAAGGCTGTAGGCGTAAGCAGTATGCGCGAGCTGTTCCGGGATGTGCCGGAGCAGATGCTCCTCACCGAGCCGCTGCATATCCCCGCCGGGATGAGTGAGCTGGAGGTCAGCCGCACCATGACCGCTATGGCCGCGGAGAACCGCGTGTACGGTACGGTGCTTCGGGGCGCCGGGGCCTACGACCACTATATCCCCTCCATCGTAAAGTATATCCCTGCCAAGGAGGAGTTCCTCACCGCTTACACCCCCTATCAGGCGGAAATGAGCCAGGGACTTCTGCAGTCCATTTTCGAGTACCAGACCATGATCTGCCAGCTGACGGGCATGGATGTGTCCAACGCCTCCGTGTATGACGGCGCCACCGCCGCCGCCGAGGCCGCCGCCATGTGCCGGGACCGCAAGCGCCGGGTGACGCTTATCTCCGGCGCGGCGCACCCCGACACCATCAACACCGTCCGCACCTATTGCTACGGCACCGGCGACGAGGTGCGTATCGTACCCGTGAAGGACGGCAAGACCGACATGGACGCCCTGGGCGAGATGCTCACGGCGGAGGTGTCCGGCTTCTATGTGCAGCAGCCCAACTTCTTCGGCCAGTTAGAGGACGCAGAGGCCCTGGGCGCTTTGACCCACCAGGCGGGAGCCCTGTATATCATGGGCTGCAACCCCATCGCTCTGGCCATTATGAAAACACCCCGGGCCTGCGGCGCGGACATCGCCGTGGGGGAGGGGCAGCCTCTGGGCCTGCCCCTGGGCTGCGGCGGCCCCTACCTGGGCTACATGGCCTCCACGGAGAAGCTCATGCGCAAGCTGCCCGGCCGTATCGTGGGCGAGACCACGGATTCCGAAGGCCGCCGGGCCTATGTGCTGAGCCTGCAAGCCCGGGAGCAGCACATCCGCCGGGAAAAGGCCAGCAGCAACATCTGCTCCAACGAGGCTCTGTGCGCCCTGACCGCAGGGCTGTACATGGCCACCATGGGCCCGGACGGTATGGCCCAGGCGGCGGAGCAGTCCATGGCCAAGGCACACTATCTGGCCCGGGCCCTGTGCGCCATCGAGGGCGTGTCCCTGGCCTATACCGGAGAATATTTCCACGAGTTCGTCACCCATATGCCCCGGCGGGAGGCCGTTCTCTCCGCTCTGGCGGAGGGCGACA
This is a stretch of genomic DNA from Vescimonas fastidiosa. It encodes these proteins:
- the gcvH gene encoding glycine cleavage system protein GcvH; the protein is MLYPVELQYSKSHEWVKVEDGVTVVGISDFAQNALGDVVFVNLPGEGDSVTAGDAFGDVESVKAVSDLVSPVSGTVCAVNEDLLDAPEKLNSDPYGAWIIKVENVDGSEELLDAAAYEAFCTEEG
- the gcvPA gene encoding aminomethyl-transferring glycine dehydrogenase subunit GcvPA, producing MGSYVPSTGTQREEMRKAVGVSSMRELFRDVPEQMLLTEPLHIPAGMSELEVSRTMTAMAAENRVYGTVLRGAGAYDHYIPSIVKYIPAKEEFLTAYTPYQAEMSQGLLQSIFEYQTMICQLTGMDVSNASVYDGATAAAEAAAMCRDRKRRVTLISGAAHPDTINTVRTYCYGTGDEVRIVPVKDGKTDMDALGEMLTAEVSGFYVQQPNFFGQLEDAEALGALTHQAGALYIMGCNPIALAIMKTPRACGADIAVGEGQPLGLPLGCGGPYLGYMASTEKLMRKLPGRIVGETTDSEGRRAYVLSLQAREQHIRREKASSNICSNEALCALTAGLYMATMGPDGMAQAAEQSMAKAHYLARALCAIEGVSLAYTGEYFHEFVTHMPRREAVLSALAEGDILGGLPVGEDGVLWCATEKVSRAQLDKAVSIVKEVLAK